From Plectropomus leopardus isolate mb chromosome 17, YSFRI_Pleo_2.0, whole genome shotgun sequence, a single genomic window includes:
- the LOC121957050 gene encoding cytoglobin-1-like → MERMQGEGEVDHLERPSPLTDKERVMIQDSWAKVYQNCDDVGVAILVRLFVNFPSSKQYFSQFKHIEEPEELERSAQFRKHAHRVMNALNTLVESLENADKVASVLKLVGKAHALRHKVEPVYFKILNGVILEVLGEEFSEVVTPEVAAAWTKLFATAYCGITAVYEEVGWTKHSTSTG, encoded by the exons ATGGAGAGGAtgcagggagagggagaggtggaCCACCTGGAGCGACCGAGCCCGCTGACTGACAAGGAGAGGGTGATGATCCAGGACTCCTGGGCAAAAGTCTACCAGAACTGTGATGATGTCGGGGTGGCCATACTAGTCag GCTGTTTGTGAACTTCCCCTCATCCAAGCAATACTTCAGCCAGTTCAAGCACATCGAGGAGCcggaggagctggagaggagCGCCCAGTTTAGGAAGCATGCTCACAGAGTCATGAACGCCCTCAACACGCTGGTGGAGAGCCTCGAAAACGCAGATAAGGTGGCCTCAGTGCTTAAGCTGGTGGGCAAGGCTCACGCACTGCGACACAAGGTGGAACCTGTGTACTTTAAG ATCCTGAATGGTGTAATACTGGAAGTCCTAGGAGAAGAGTTTTCAGAGGTCGTGACACCAGAGGTGGCTGCAGCGTGGACCAAACTCTTCGCTACGGCTTACTGCGGCATCACAGCCGTCTATGAGGAAGTGGGCTGGACTAAGCACTCAACCTCGACTGGGTGA